One part of the Sphingopyxis sp. PAMC25046 genome encodes these proteins:
- a CDS encoding autotransporter domain-containing protein yields MSRISKSRLLATSAIVGLSIGQIAAPAAAQESFGIHNDQPELLEIVIEEEDPDVEGLDIGIYADNGPVTVDNAGEIRGLGTSIGSAESRPSGGIVIAQPGSSVTNRDSGEIIGGSNGIATSYFFSEDENDDELPPQPLAANTSVTNAGTIIGQAGAGVALAGGGSVTNNDGLIQGLNGAPGSGVNGIGVAITEFPDAIAEGVTGIGTVTNIDTGIIEGQTFGVVLQGGGTINNEGGRIQATGQFNPAIPGAQVPFGIVMGATPEQTGRSATLNNEGVVLGFFGVLAGGALETTTINNEGIINGSAGAILGQSNGELIVNNAEGGEIASGGNGIQAGTSRLTVDNAGTIRGDSQNGINILTADAAIANSGTIRGGQFGVVTNAQPTTPEGPGQFLAVNAAVTNSGTIIGNNNDAVRLVGGGTVVNSGVISGLNNAQSDGVNMYAYDGQDPAGYVSSVTNTTEGQITGVRAGVALSSGGTVDNAGAIDGNSMGVLIQNGEEPLTGTITNSGTINGLAGDGIVGFGNLESFSVANSGAITGAAGDGVYASTTDGVTVIENAEDGTITGAASGIHAELGGLDLTNAGTIHGDGVNPGFDAPPDAGVTISGGPSSVVNSGSITGNRFGITTANYFNPATGQLQGLATGTTVVNTGTIYGYNDDGVRLIGGGSVTNSGEIGGQIDAFADGVSMFAYTDQANEDYSALVTNETEGRIIGVRFGVILSGGGEVVNDGEILGASGGVYIQGTALNTDPNEERSGLTANVVNRGTITGLGDFGGTGTEGYGVGFGSDMSTATLVNSGTISSDFAEGVSHGSLADLMITNEEAGVITGATSGIYSGSSGTLTVDNAGTIRGEGAYDGFGAPPDAGITIGTASSSVTNSGTISGANAGITTAFVFDEEIGALVGLAVGTQVTNSGSILGEANDGVRLIGGGSVTNSGSIRGEGTTFADGISMYAFTDQAKEDFSASVVNAEGGEIEGTRFGIILSGGGAVENAGDITGVDGGMFIQGTAINTDPGEDRSGLTASVVNSGTITGTRDDGLNGYGVGFGSDLSTATLDNSGTISSVAAAGVFHGTLGDVTINNSADGVIEGGAYGVYTSGEGKLDLTNAGTIQSAGTGIESTTQTNLVNSGTITGGSGVAVLLGAFDDNVTLGTGSAISGLVDAGDGIDTLTLDGDVLELTEAQQLTAANGFEALDVAAGYWSTSGFVGEFGNVTIDAGASLQVNEVDLGEEGTSSPILTSAVRTDGLLVLNFGEDETVSALDDLTIDGAGQLQLIGDAVFTVDTANIAHTGGTIISNGGLVLTGVLQGDVRTEGDGYFELGAGGTEGSFAGNIVNDGRFVFNRSDNYDFLGDFSGNGVLDKMGDGALTFMGDYAFEGVTNILGGSVRIGGTIDPTTDFNLGEGGTLDITGKDQTIGGLEGQEGSTVELGNSQLTVDQPGNTAFGGNISGTGSFVKQGEGTLNLTGNSTYTGPTAVNGGTLAVNGSIVSPVTVNSGGTLGGNGSVGSTTVGDGGTLAPGNSIGRLTVNGDLAFAAGSTYEVEVNAAGEADRLDATGAVTIDSTASVAVLAEEGEYNGRTDYVILTGAGGITGTFGTVTSDLAFLDPLLRYDANSVILSLYRNDIDFADIAIGFNQASVATAVQALGIDNPLYEAVLVQNAATAQASFGDLSGEILASSLSGLTDDSRHLRNSLMGMKAPEESGAFVWGSAFGGWGDFDANRGNFAMDTDHKGLVAGVGFGGNGFAAALSAGIGGSDFRFDGRNDRAEVDSKYLAAHATYGSGEGLRGTVGVSYAWHDIDTSRGISGAPLAQTLTSKRDADTLQIFGEIGYDITAGNTAITPFARLAHVDTGSDAFTETGGNAALTVGKADQKTTFLSLGARAQFNAGQPGFQPYVSAAWNRAFNDRGAPIVSRFVAGGPAFDILGIAIPKNSAEVEAGFEFTTGAFRLGAAYTGTLASDRSAHGARVTARIAF; encoded by the coding sequence GGCGGTTCGAACGGCATCGCGACCTCCTATTTCTTCAGCGAAGACGAAAATGACGATGAATTGCCGCCGCAGCCGCTCGCGGCGAACACCAGCGTCACCAACGCCGGAACGATTATCGGCCAGGCAGGTGCCGGCGTCGCCTTGGCCGGTGGGGGTAGTGTCACCAACAACGACGGCCTGATCCAGGGCCTCAACGGCGCTCCGGGTAGCGGTGTCAACGGGATCGGCGTTGCTATCACCGAGTTCCCCGATGCCATCGCAGAGGGGGTCACCGGCATCGGCACGGTCACGAACATCGACACGGGGATTATCGAGGGACAGACCTTCGGTGTCGTCCTGCAGGGCGGCGGAACAATCAACAACGAAGGCGGCAGGATCCAGGCCACCGGCCAGTTCAACCCCGCAATTCCGGGGGCACAGGTTCCCTTCGGGATCGTCATGGGCGCAACGCCCGAACAGACCGGACGGAGCGCAACGCTGAACAACGAGGGCGTCGTCCTCGGCTTTTTCGGCGTGCTCGCGGGCGGCGCGCTGGAAACAACGACGATCAATAATGAAGGCATCATCAACGGGTCTGCCGGGGCGATTCTGGGACAGTCGAACGGCGAGCTGATCGTCAACAATGCCGAGGGTGGGGAGATCGCATCGGGCGGTAACGGCATTCAGGCCGGAACGAGCCGGCTGACGGTCGACAATGCGGGCACGATCCGCGGCGATTCGCAGAACGGCATCAACATCCTGACCGCCGATGCCGCGATCGCCAACAGCGGAACGATCCGCGGGGGGCAATTCGGAGTCGTCACGAACGCGCAGCCGACAACGCCGGAAGGGCCGGGGCAGTTTCTTGCCGTCAATGCGGCGGTGACCAACAGCGGGACGATCATCGGGAATAATAACGATGCTGTGCGGCTCGTCGGCGGCGGCACGGTGGTCAACAGCGGCGTGATCAGCGGCCTGAACAACGCCCAGTCGGACGGCGTCAACATGTATGCTTACGACGGGCAGGACCCGGCAGGCTATGTGTCGAGCGTCACCAACACCACCGAAGGGCAGATCACCGGCGTACGCGCCGGCGTTGCCCTGTCGTCGGGCGGCACGGTGGACAATGCCGGCGCGATCGACGGCAACAGCATGGGCGTGCTGATCCAGAATGGCGAGGAGCCGCTGACCGGCACGATCACCAACAGCGGCACGATCAATGGCCTCGCGGGCGACGGCATCGTCGGTTTCGGCAATCTGGAGAGCTTCTCGGTCGCCAACAGCGGAGCGATCACCGGCGCGGCCGGCGACGGTGTGTACGCCTCGACGACCGACGGCGTCACGGTGATCGAAAATGCCGAAGATGGCACGATCACCGGCGCGGCGTCGGGCATCCACGCCGAGCTTGGCGGGCTCGATCTCACCAATGCGGGCACGATCCACGGCGACGGCGTCAATCCCGGCTTCGATGCGCCGCCCGACGCGGGCGTCACCATTTCGGGCGGGCCCAGCTCGGTCGTCAACAGCGGCAGCATCACCGGCAACCGCTTCGGCATTACGACCGCCAATTATTTCAATCCCGCGACCGGCCAGCTTCAGGGCCTCGCGACCGGCACCACGGTGGTCAATACCGGCACGATCTATGGTTATAACGACGATGGCGTGCGTCTGATTGGCGGCGGCAGCGTCACGAACAGCGGTGAAATCGGCGGTCAGATCGACGCCTTTGCCGACGGCGTGTCGATGTTCGCCTACACCGACCAGGCGAATGAGGATTATAGCGCGCTCGTCACGAACGAGACCGAGGGGCGGATCATCGGCGTTCGCTTCGGCGTCATCCTGTCGGGCGGTGGCGAAGTCGTGAACGACGGTGAAATCCTCGGCGCGTCGGGCGGCGTTTACATTCAGGGCACCGCGCTCAACACCGACCCGAACGAGGAACGCAGCGGGCTCACCGCGAACGTCGTCAACCGCGGCACGATTACCGGGCTCGGCGATTTCGGCGGCACCGGCACCGAAGGTTATGGCGTCGGTTTCGGCAGCGACATGTCGACCGCAACGCTGGTCAACAGCGGCACAATCAGCAGCGATTTCGCCGAGGGCGTCAGCCACGGCTCGCTCGCCGACCTCATGATCACCAACGAGGAAGCCGGCGTGATCACCGGCGCCACCTCGGGCATCTACAGCGGGTCGAGCGGTACGCTGACCGTCGACAATGCCGGCACGATCCGCGGCGAGGGCGCCTATGATGGCTTCGGCGCGCCGCCCGACGCGGGCATCACCATCGGCACCGCGTCGTCGAGCGTGACCAACAGCGGCACGATCAGCGGCGCGAACGCCGGGATCACCACCGCCTTCGTGTTCGACGAAGAGATCGGCGCGCTCGTCGGCCTCGCGGTCGGCACGCAGGTTACGAACAGCGGCAGCATCCTGGGCGAGGCGAACGACGGCGTGCGCCTGATCGGCGGCGGCTCCGTGACCAACAGCGGATCGATCCGCGGCGAGGGAACGACCTTCGCCGACGGCATCTCGATGTATGCCTTCACCGACCAGGCGAAGGAGGATTTCAGCGCCTCGGTCGTCAATGCCGAAGGCGGCGAAATCGAAGGCACCCGCTTCGGCATCATCCTGTCGGGCGGCGGCGCGGTCGAAAATGCCGGCGACATCACCGGCGTCGATGGCGGCATGTTCATTCAGGGCACCGCGATCAACACCGATCCCGGCGAAGATCGCAGCGGACTGACCGCTAGCGTCGTCAACAGCGGAACCATCACCGGCACCCGCGATGACGGGCTCAACGGCTATGGCGTCGGCTTCGGCAGCGACCTTTCGACCGCGACGCTCGACAACAGCGGCACGATCAGCAGCGTCGCGGCGGCAGGCGTGTTTCACGGCACGCTCGGCGACGTGACGATCAACAACAGCGCTGACGGCGTGATCGAGGGTGGCGCCTATGGCGTCTACACCAGCGGCGAAGGCAAGCTCGACCTGACCAACGCCGGCACGATCCAGAGCGCCGGTACGGGCATCGAATCGACGACGCAGACCAACCTCGTCAACAGTGGCACGATTACCGGCGGAAGCGGCGTCGCAGTGCTGCTCGGCGCCTTCGACGACAATGTCACGCTGGGCACGGGCAGCGCGATTTCGGGCCTCGTCGATGCGGGCGACGGTATCGACACGCTGACGCTCGACGGCGACGTCCTCGAACTGACCGAAGCGCAGCAACTGACCGCCGCCAATGGCTTCGAGGCGCTCGACGTCGCGGCGGGCTATTGGTCGACATCGGGCTTCGTCGGCGAATTCGGCAATGTCACGATCGACGCGGGTGCGTCGCTCCAGGTCAACGAAGTCGACCTCGGCGAAGAAGGCACCTCGTCGCCGATCCTCACCTCGGCGGTGCGGACCGACGGCCTGCTCGTGCTCAACTTCGGGGAGGACGAAACCGTCTCGGCGCTCGACGATCTGACGATCGACGGGGCCGGGCAGCTGCAGCTGATCGGCGATGCCGTTTTCACCGTCGATACCGCGAATATCGCGCACACCGGCGGCACGATCATCTCCAACGGCGGGCTGGTGCTTACCGGCGTGCTCCAGGGCGATGTGCGGACCGAAGGCGACGGTTATTTCGAACTCGGCGCTGGCGGGACCGAGGGCAGCTTCGCGGGCAACATCGTCAACGACGGCCGCTTCGTCTTCAATCGCTCGGACAATTATGACTTCCTCGGCGATTTCTCGGGCAATGGCGTGCTCGACAAGATGGGCGATGGCGCGCTGACCTTCATGGGCGACTATGCCTTCGAAGGGGTGACGAACATCCTCGGCGGTTCGGTGCGCATCGGCGGAACGATCGATCCGACGACCGATTTCAACCTCGGCGAGGGCGGTACGCTCGACATCACGGGCAAGGACCAGACGATCGGCGGCCTTGAAGGCCAGGAAGGTTCGACCGTCGAACTCGGCAACAGCCAGCTGACCGTCGACCAGCCCGGGAACACCGCGTTCGGCGGCAACATCTCGGGCACCGGAAGCTTCGTCAAACAGGGTGAAGGCACGCTCAACCTGACCGGCAACAGCACATACACCGGCCCCACCGCGGTCAACGGCGGCACCCTTGCGGTGAACGGCTCGATCGTCTCGCCGGTGACCGTCAACAGCGGCGGCACCCTCGGCGGAAACGGCAGCGTCGGTTCGACGACGGTCGGCGACGGCGGCACGCTTGCGCCGGGCAATTCGATCGGCCGGCTCACGGTCAACGGCGACCTCGCCTTCGCCGCCGGCTCGACCTACGAGGTCGAAGTCAACGCCGCGGGCGAGGCCGACCGCCTCGACGCCACCGGCGCGGTGACAATCGACAGCACCGCAAGCGTTGCCGTCCTCGCCGAAGAGGGCGAATATAACGGGCGGACCGATTATGTGATCCTGACGGGCGCGGGCGGCATCACCGGCACCTTCGGGACGGTGACGAGCGATCTCGCCTTCCTCGATCCGCTGCTGCGCTACGACGCCAATTCGGTGATCCTGTCGCTTTATCGCAACGACATCGACTTCGCCGACATCGCGATCGGCTTCAACCAGGCGAGCGTCGCGACCGCGGTCCAGGCGCTCGGGATCGACAACCCCCTTTACGAAGCGGTTCTGGTCCAGAATGCGGCGACCGCGCAGGCGAGTTTCGGCGATCTGTCGGGCGAAATCCTCGCCAGTTCGCTCAGCGGCTTGACCGACGACAGCCGCCACCTGCGTAACAGCCTGATGGGGATGAAGGCGCCCGAGGAAAGCGGCGCGTTCGTCTGGGGCTCGGCCTTCGGCGGCTGGGGCGACTTTGACGCCAATCGCGGCAATTTTGCGATGGACACCGACCACAAGGGGCTGGTCGCGGGCGTCGGTTTCGGCGGCAACGGCTTTGCCGCGGCGCTTTCGGCGGGGATCGGGGGGTCGGACTTCCGCTTCGACGGCCGCAATGACCGGGCCGAGGTCGACAGCAAATATCTCGCCGCGCACGCCACCTATGGCAGCGGCGAGGGGCTACGCGGCACCGTCGGGGTCAGCTATGCCTGGCACGACATCGACACCAGCCGCGGCATCAGCGGCGCGCCGCTGGCGCAAACGCTGACGTCGAAGCGCGATGCCGACACGCTGCAGATCTTCGGCGAAATCGGTTACGACATCACCGCCGGCAACACGGCGATCACGCCCTTTGCCCGGCTGGCGCATGTCGACACCGGAAGCGACGCCTTCACCGAAACCGGCGGCAATGCGGCGCTGACGGTGGGCAAGGCCGACCAGAAGACGACCTTCCTCAGCCTCGGCGCACGGGCGCAGTTCAACGCGGGGCAGCCGGGCTTCCAGCCCTATGTCTCGGCGGCGTGGAACCGCGCCTTCAACGACCGCGGCGCGCCGATCGTCTCGCGCTTCGTCGCGGGTGGTCCGGCATTCGACATCCTTGGCATCGCAATCCCCAAAAATTCGGCGGAGGTCGAAGCCGGCTTTGAATTCACCACGGGGGCCTTCCGCCTCGGCGCGGCCTACACCGGCACGCTGGCGTCGGATCGCAGCGCCCATGGTGCACGGGTAACTGCGCGCATCGCCTTCTGA
- a CDS encoding TonB-dependent receptor codes for MIRGSLVRVSRGKMISVATLLGTTALSMLALPAFAQEPVAQETGSSAADEVGDDAIVVTGIRSSLATALGEKRTSDNIVEVIQAEDIGKLPDQNLAEVLENVTGVQITRQAGVGNAVQIRGTDANRTEINGVSTVGSGAGRSGISFEDLPAALIASVEVTKVPTAQTIEGSVGGTINLRTIRPLDLKEPLIAARAQMENSDLSKSTLPRLSATVGSNWDTGIGEIGIVLSGSYARQDVAAFKPRVDRDAVVLPGSGPSAEAFPFLRIQFLQQGLENYEYETYNGTAALEWKPNDDLKFYFDATLNNQTRGQQSHRVQISGTATPSVVDATDNSAFETVNWGTLDGPDGPIDLGSVDATVAGTLGIGGSTGTVIDPNMRTSSDTGARVTKSRVFDFGTDWQVTDKLRMRAEVALSTSKSDFPNFSTTLDFINPNGPQPQIGRSIDNGVPIEFDLRGGTLQFGIDQASPFAPTTAQLLDPANYQLQQVAQGANTTDNQERAARLDFSYDTSDLNPFVTSIDFGYRWNRTSAENNEFSRNVSLTNTTSAWNRPSGDLFSDILIPGPSNFNAADGRRLYFPDFLLIDGGLAFDDPAKVLDALNAAIDASNAAATQGPPIASLVTPTESFAGFFKIKETTNAAYFQANMEGEIAGMPVRGNAGVRWLHTSLSSTGNNIANGEVTGQTVAKSSYNFLLPRFNLVLEPADRFLVRAGIARDIRRPNFDTLSTSFSFGTGANTPVAVGNPDLVPEAVWSFDLSGEYYFAPSSLISIGFFHKSRTNLFAQRQEDPAPNLDADGNLNISIDPSCPDGGIYNPIANRNINNPIQGVGICVPRSSTFNVPGTTTQTGVEVAFQHDLSAWEDVLGFASGFGFIGNFTYQKAGGSAREYRTADGPRTVFTQLGYPGSQDLISLTNLSKYAYNATLFYDKYGLNARLRYTWRSSYVSDDPFFFGLPLINGARGQLNASINYDINDHINVGVEGINLLRGDQNQYCVNNKALLCFQGLTDRRITAGLSVKF; via the coding sequence ATGATTCGGGGCAGCCTCGTGCGCGTTTCGCGCGGTAAAATGATTTCGGTAGCGACCTTGCTGGGCACGACCGCCCTGTCGATGCTCGCCCTTCCCGCCTTTGCGCAGGAGCCGGTCGCGCAGGAGACAGGCAGTTCCGCCGCCGATGAGGTGGGTGATGATGCGATCGTCGTCACGGGCATCCGCAGTTCCCTTGCCACCGCGCTGGGCGAAAAGCGCACCTCCGACAATATCGTCGAGGTCATCCAGGCCGAAGATATCGGCAAACTGCCCGACCAGAACCTTGCCGAAGTGCTGGAAAATGTCACCGGGGTCCAGATCACCCGGCAGGCGGGCGTCGGCAATGCGGTGCAGATCCGCGGCACCGACGCCAACCGCACCGAAATCAACGGCGTGTCGACCGTCGGGTCGGGCGCCGGCCGCTCGGGCATCAGCTTCGAGGATCTGCCCGCCGCCTTGATCGCCTCCGTCGAGGTAACGAAGGTCCCGACCGCGCAGACGATCGAGGGATCGGTCGGCGGCACAATCAACCTGCGGACAATCCGCCCGCTCGACCTCAAGGAACCGCTGATCGCCGCGCGCGCCCAGATGGAAAACAGCGACCTGTCGAAATCGACCCTGCCCCGGCTGTCGGCGACGGTCGGCAGCAATTGGGATACCGGCATCGGCGAAATCGGCATCGTGTTGAGCGGGAGCTATGCCCGGCAGGACGTCGCCGCGTTCAAGCCGCGCGTCGACCGCGACGCGGTCGTCCTTCCCGGTTCGGGCCCGAGCGCCGAGGCTTTTCCCTTCCTGCGCATCCAGTTCCTTCAGCAGGGATTGGAGAATTACGAATATGAAACCTACAACGGCACCGCGGCGCTCGAATGGAAGCCGAACGACGACCTGAAATTCTATTTCGACGCGACGCTCAACAACCAGACGCGCGGCCAGCAAAGCCACCGCGTGCAGATTTCGGGCACCGCGACGCCCTCGGTCGTCGACGCGACCGACAATAGCGCGTTCGAAACGGTCAACTGGGGCACGCTCGACGGACCCGACGGCCCGATCGACCTTGGCAGCGTCGATGCGACGGTCGCGGGCACGCTCGGTATCGGCGGCAGCACCGGAACGGTGATCGATCCAAATATGCGCACGTCGAGCGACACCGGAGCGCGCGTCACCAAAAGCCGGGTGTTCGACTTTGGCACCGACTGGCAGGTAACCGACAAGCTGAGAATGCGCGCCGAAGTAGCGCTGTCGACCTCGAAATCGGACTTTCCGAACTTCTCGACGACGCTCGACTTCATCAACCCCAATGGCCCGCAGCCGCAAATCGGGCGGAGCATCGACAATGGCGTGCCGATCGAATTCGACCTTCGCGGCGGCACGCTGCAATTCGGAATCGACCAGGCGAGCCCCTTCGCGCCGACGACGGCGCAATTGCTCGACCCCGCCAATTATCAACTGCAGCAAGTGGCGCAGGGCGCGAACACGACCGACAATCAGGAAAGGGCGGCGCGCCTCGATTTCTCGTATGATACGAGCGATCTCAACCCGTTCGTCACTTCGATCGATTTCGGCTATCGCTGGAACCGCACCTCGGCGGAAAACAACGAATTTTCACGAAATGTCAGCCTGACCAACACGACAAGCGCATGGAACCGGCCGTCGGGCGACCTGTTTTCCGATATATTGATCCCGGGACCGAGCAACTTCAACGCGGCCGACGGGCGCCGGCTTTATTTCCCGGACTTCCTGCTGATCGACGGCGGGCTGGCGTTCGACGATCCCGCGAAGGTGCTCGATGCGCTCAACGCTGCCATCGACGCGAGCAACGCCGCCGCGACGCAAGGGCCGCCAATCGCGTCGCTGGTGACGCCGACCGAATCCTTCGCGGGCTTCTTCAAGATCAAGGAAACGACGAATGCCGCCTATTTTCAGGCGAATATGGAAGGTGAGATCGCCGGCATGCCGGTGCGCGGCAACGCGGGCGTGCGCTGGCTGCACACCAGCCTGTCCTCGACCGGCAACAATATCGCCAACGGCGAGGTCACAGGGCAGACGGTCGCGAAAAGCTCGTACAACTTCCTGTTGCCGCGCTTTAATCTCGTGCTCGAACCCGCCGACCGCTTCCTCGTCCGCGCGGGTATCGCGCGCGACATTCGCCGCCCGAATTTCGACACGCTGTCGACCTCCTTTTCCTTCGGCACCGGCGCGAACACGCCGGTCGCGGTGGGCAACCCCGACCTCGTCCCCGAAGCGGTGTGGTCGTTCGACCTGTCGGGCGAATATTATTTCGCGCCGTCGAGCCTGATCAGCATCGGTTTCTTCCACAAGAGCCGCACCAATTTGTTCGCGCAGCGGCAGGAAGATCCGGCCCCCAATCTCGACGCCGACGGCAACCTCAATATTTCGATCGACCCGTCGTGCCCCGACGGCGGCATCTATAACCCGATCGCCAACCGCAACATCAACAACCCGATCCAGGGCGTCGGCATCTGCGTTCCGCGCAGTTCGACCTTCAACGTTCCGGGCACGACGACGCAAACCGGCGTCGAGGTCGCGTTCCAGCATGATCTTTCGGCGTGGGAGGATGTGCTCGGCTTCGCCTCCGGCTTCGGCTTCATCGGCAATTTCACCTATCAGAAGGCGGGCGGCTCGGCGCGCGAATATCGCACCGCCGACGGGCCGCGGACGGTGTTCACCCAGCTCGGCTATCCGGGTTCGCAGGACCTGATCTCGCTGACCAACCTGTCGAAATATGCCTATAACGCGACACTGTTCTACGACAAATACGGGCTCAATGCGCGGCTGCGCTATACGTGGCGGTCGAGCTATGTGTCGGACGATCCCTTCTTCTTTGGCCTCCCGCTGATCAACGGGGCGCGGGGGCAGCTCAACGCCAGCATCAATTACGACATCAACGATCACATCAACGTCGGCGTCGAGGGCATCAACCTGCTGCGCGGCGACCAGAACCAATATTGCGTGAACAACAAGGCGCTGCTCTGCTTCCAGGGCCTGACCGATCGCAGGATCACCGCCGGGTTGAGCGTCAAGTTCTAA